The sequence below is a genomic window from Aminivibrio sp..
TGAGGACGTTGCCGTCCACCACGCCGATGCCCACCCCCGGGGCTGTCATCATACGGTGGTTCGTCATGACGGTTTCCCGGCCCGCCACTCCGGGCAGGATGCTTTTCCGCCCTCCCGCGAACCCGGCGTAATAGTGAAGAAGCACCTCGCCGATGGCGAGCCTGAGGTCCGCCTCCGCCACGGTCCTGTTTATCATCAGCCGGTTCCCGGTGGACAACGTTCCCATGTCCACGAGGTCGGGGGAGTCGCAGTCATGGTTCTCCACCCGGTATTTCGCGAAAACCGCATCCCCCACGGTCTGCCTCGTTTCTTCATCGCTCATGGGCCGGTGGGTTCCGGTGGCCACAACGACGGCGATCCCCGAAGAAGGGACGCCCAGCCGCTCCAGCTCCTCCAGCAGAGGAGGAAGCATCTCGGCCGTCGGGGTGGACCGGGTCATGTCGTTCACGATGATGGCCGCCGTCTCCGGTTTATTGATGGAGACGATCTCCTCCAGGGATGGTCCTGCCGTGGGGTGTTTCACCAGGCGGGCAACCTCCGCGGCCAGGTCGGCCACGGGCTCGCCGCCGGAAGGTTCGAGCACCCCCAGGATATTTCTGTCTGGGATAGAGAGGAAAATATCCTCCTTTCCCCATTTCAGCCTGGTTTTCACTGTGATTTCCCCCCTTCAGCGGGC
It includes:
- a CDS encoding lactate racemase domain-containing protein, producing the protein MKTRLKWGKEDIFLSIPDRNILGVLEPSGGEPVADLAAEVARLVKHPTAGPSLEEIVSINKPETAAIIVNDMTRSTPTAEMLPPLLEELERLGVPSSGIAVVVATGTHRPMSDEETRQTVGDAVFAKYRVENHDCDSPDLVDMGTLSTGNRLMINRTVAEADLRLAIGEVLLHYYAGFAGGRKSILPGVAGRETVMTNHRMMTAPGVGIGVVDGNVL